In Odocoileus virginianus isolate 20LAN1187 ecotype Illinois chromosome X, Ovbor_1.2, whole genome shotgun sequence, the genomic window ccacattacctgcctcctgagaaatttgtaggcaggtcaagaagcaacagttagaactggacatggaacaatggactggttccaaattgggaaaggagtacgacaaggctgtatattgtcactctgcttatttaacttatatgcagagtacatcatgagaaatgccaggctggatgaagcactaactggaatcaagattgctgggaaaaatatcagtaacctcagatatgcagatgacaccacccttatggcagttgttccatataaggttctaactgttgcttcttaactagcatataggtttctcagagACAGGTAagatctctctaagagctttccagtttgttatgatccacacagtcgtcaaaggctttagtatagtagatgaaacagaagcagatgtttttctggaatttccttgctttctctatgatccagtgaatgttggcaatttggtctctggttcctctgccttttctaaactcagcttggaCATCTAGAATTTCTCAGTTaacgtaatgctgaagcctaacatgcaggattttgagcataaccttactagcatgggagatgagtgcaactgtctggtggttttaacattcttttgtaCTGCCCGTCTTGGGAATTTGGATGAGGATTgctcttttccagtcctgtggccactgctgggttttccaaatttgctgatatattgagtgaatcactttgatagcatcatcttttaggaatttaaatagctctgctggaattccatcacctccactagctttattgacagcattgcttcctagggcccacttaacttcatacTCCATACTTCAtactggctctgggtgagtgaccacaccatcatggttatccaggtcactaagatctattttgtatagcTCTTTTCTGGGTATGCTGGACTATATAGGCTGCTATTAACaccaagcaaataaaataattgcTCTATTCATCTGggcaatttttatttcaaaatgtgatCTATGTAAGGGGGTAGATGTCAGCCTAATTATCCTATTATGGACATAAGGGAGACTTAAAATCAGTACATGGTGCCTATACCTGAGCCTCGATGTTCCAATCTACCTTGAAGCATCAGCCATGGAGGGAGAAGTTCTACTTTATTCTAAGAAGCGTGTGAAACTGGTCGTGATGGTTTAGCAATTGATTGGTTTTTCTCTAAACTAAGAGCACCAATGTTTCCTGAGAGGCCCTAGGGCAGGCTTTAACAAAAACCTAAGGTCTTAAGTGTCCCCCTAGAGCTCAGGGACTTCACAATCACCCTAAAAATGCTCTGAGCTCTGAGTTTGGCCCTGGGGATGTAGAGACTCAACCTTGGGCTTAAGAAGATCAGGCACCATGAAgggacaaaagaggcaagaaaagaagataaataagataaaaggAACTTTAGGAAGTACCATTTTAAAGGTCAAAAAGAAACTGAGTTGGATCCCCACTAAAGAAGGTAAGAAACGTGTAAGGGGAAAGGGGGCAAAGGGATTAGCTCTGTGATTGTCACAGCCACAGCAGTCTAAGAGATGTATGGGGAATTGAGGTTTCATGCCTATCCTAACatgtgtgtaggggtgtgtgtgtgtgtgtgtgtgtactgtggaGGGGAGCAGTGCAGAGTAGTTGAATAGGAAAAGTTTGATTTTGTCCCTAAAGTACAAGGTAGATGTATCAATAGGATACTGAGGCTCCTCCTTTAGGTTCACCTGACCAAAAAGGCAGGCACTAAAACTCTACCCCATTCACTGCCATCTATTCCCCTCTTGTCTAAAACCAAGCTGAGCTAGGAACATGTCTGGTAGTCCCACGACTGGGTAATCTGGCTTTCTAGTCTAGCTAGGATAGGAAAGCAAGAAATGCTGTTGGTTAGTCTTGGGAAAATTATGAAGAATCAATCCTTTGGTAGGATGAGATAGGATGTGCTCTGTCTGTAGAGTACAGGTTGTTGTAGATATCATATCTCATGTCCCTGCTGCTGTTGTGGTTTAAGAACAAGGCAGGAGAGTCCAGAGAGAATGATTGGGCTGCCATGAGCCCAAGAGACCTAGGGAGGGAGTGGAGCAAGTTAGAAACCAATGGGGCAATCTCATTATCTGCTTCTTCTCTCCATCCCTCAAAAAATGGTTTAGGCCAGTGGTTAGGGTACAATAGCAGAAAAACGTCACCTGTTTGAGGTGATGACTTGACAATTCTATCTTACTCTACATTGATAAGACAATTTCACATGAAACTGGATTCAGTTTTAAGTACCCCATACTTTAAATGAACCAAAGTGGTACTTTCCAGACAGGAGATGCTCTCTTTAGACTTCTTCAGGGCTATCTCACGACACAGGAAGCAGATGAGGTCTGTGCATCCCAAGGAGCAGAGCAGGACCCAGGGTTGGTTACTATAGAGGGAAAGAAAGTCTTTCTTTACATTGAGCTCAAATCCATCAGTCATAGCAACAATACCTATTGATGAGTAGAGCTTTCTGACATTGTAAGTATGACACTAACACTTCATGGGGATATTATAAAAGGGACTCAAGCATGGATTGAAAGACTTGGAAGGGAGGTTGGACTATATGACCTTGAATGTATCTAGACTGACCTTAGTAGCAGTCTTGGCTTTCACCtacatattatttacattttcttaggTAAGATACAGGGAGAGGTAGTCAATGGGGAGCCTGGACACTATCATAGCTTAGGAGAAATATTGAAATGGGTGGTAAAGGAGTTCGTTAGTTGAAAAACAAGAGTCCACTCTCATGCTTCATACTGTCCCTTGTTACTTTCTTAAGCTTTTGAGAAAGTAACACTGGCCATGGAATAGTCACATTGATTGAATTGAACAAGCTCTGGATTGGAGCTTCAAAACCTGGGTTCTAGCTCAGTTCTGCCACTGAAATGCTCTGTGACTTTGAACAAATCATTtatcctctctgtgtctcaggtcTTGCCTCTATAAAATGAAGCTAACAAACCTTGAACTGCTTACCACAAAGGGATGTTATGAAGACCAGATGACTGTAGTGTATATGTAGGGATATATAAATTGTGACTGGGAGCAAGGAAGGTAAAGAAAAACTAACATGGTTTAAATACCTCTaatgcagtcatcaagacagtatggtactggcacaaagacagaaatatagatcaatggaacagaatagaaagcccagagataaatccatgaacctatggtcaccttatcttcgacaaaggaggcaaggatatacagtggaaaaaagacaacctctttaacaagtggtgctgggaaaactggtcaaccacctgtaaaagaatgaaactagaacactttctaacaccatacacaaaaataaactcaaaatggattaaagatctaaatgtaagaccagaaactataaaattcctagaggagaacataggcaaaagactctccgacataaatcacagcaggatcctctatgacccacatcccagaattttagaaacaaaagcaaaaataaacaaatgggacctaatgaaacttaaaagcttttgcacaacaaaggaaactataagcaaggtgaaaagacagccctcagattgggagaaaataatagcaaatgaagcaacagacaaaggattaatctcaaaaatatacaagcaactcctccagctcaactccagaaaaataaatgacccaatcaaaaaatgggccaaagaactaaacagacatttctccaaggaagacatacagatggcaaaaaaaacacatgaaaagatgctcaacatcactcattatcagagaaatgcaaatcaaaaccacaatgaggtaccattatacgccagtcaggatggctgctatccaaaagtgtacaagcaataaatgctgaagagggtgtggagaaaagggaaccctcttacactgttggtgggaatgcaaattagtacagccactatgaaaaacagtgtggagattccttaaaaagctggagatagaactgccatatgacccagcaataccacttctaggcatacacactaaggaaaccagatccgaaagagacacatggagcccaatgttcatcacagcactgtttataatagccaggacatggaagcaacctagatgcccatcagcagacgaatggatgaggaagctgtggtacatatacaccatggaatattactcagccattaaaaagaattcacttgaatcagttctaatgagatggatgaaactggagcccattatacagagcgaagtaagccagaaagataaagaccattacagtatactaacacatatatatggaatttagaaagataataacaataaccctatatgcaaaacagaaaaggagactcagatgtatagaacagacttgtggactctgtgggagaaggcgagggtgggatgtttcaagagaacaacatcaaaacatgtatattatctagggtgaaacagaccaccagcccaggttggatgcatgagacaagtgctcgggcctggtgcactggaaagacccagagggatcgggtggagagggaggtgggaggggggaccgggatggggaatacatgtaaatccatggctaattcatttcaatgtatgacaaaaaccactgcaatgttgtaaagtaattagcctccaactaataaaaataaatggaaaaaaaaatacctctaaTGAATTAGACACCGTAAAAGGCACTTGCACATGCCATTTCTCACTCACCTCTCACACTATAAGGTGAATAGTATTTCTTACTTTTCACAGATTAaggacctgaggctcagagaggtgaaggaaTTTATATAAGGTTCACACAGCTATTAGGGAATGGAGGTAGATTTGAAATATAGGACTGCCAGATACTGAGATTTGTTATTTTCCCATTGTACCTTGCTGCTTGAACACATGATGGGAGATAACTGAATATAACTATTAGATAGTGGGGCcccaagaaagttttaaaaaggcCAGGATATAGAAATTGTTATTATGTCAACCTGGCTAGTTACTTGACAACTATAGGCCCAGATCTGATGTATGACTGACTGGCTCAAAATAATTAGCATTACCATTGTTGTCTCTCTATCCACCAGTGTTCTTAGTTTGCTGTTCCTCTACCCCTATCCCTACTGAACTCCAGGGGATAATTCCTCTGGGGATGGTCACCAGTTTCTGGTCTTTCTGTCTTACATTTCCAGCTCACCTCAGTAGAGTTAAGGGCTGAGGACTTCAAAGAGCACAGTGAGCTCCGGCCTGTCTCCAGAGCTTTCAGCTGCATTTCCTGCTAACGTCTCAGCTCCAGTATAGGAAGCAGAACTGGAAAACTTTCGCAGGTCCAGCTCTGTGCATTCAATGGGAGTGTGGACCCAGTGGGAGTGGCTCTCTGAGGCACAGGAGGCCAAGGTAAAAGATTCTTGTATAGGGAAGCCATGAGTTGAGCTGCCGTTGTCATCTAGGATGGAATTAAGTGGCTGGGTCTCAAATATGCTTTCACTCAGTGGGGACTCAGGGCTGGTCTTCTGGCCAGGTGGTATGGGGAAGAGAGATTCCTCCTCTGCTGTCTCACCAGCCTCATACTGAAGCGAACTTCCTGAAATTTGAAACAGAAAGCCACTGGGTCAGAGGAAGCCAAAAATAGGGGCTCTTCTCAGTGGAGCAGTTGGTCCTGAGCACAAAATTGGGAAATATCTGGGAACTAGTGCACTCCTTCCCATCCCTGGGAATCAGAGCACATAGCACCAGGCTGAGCTGACAAAGTTGAGAAATGTATTTACATTGGGGTATCAGATTGAGGCTACCTGGTGGAGGATCAGGGAAAAAGAATCAAtttctccagagaaagagaatCCTTTGTGGGAAGCAGGAGTTTAACAATCTCCACTCTAGATCTGGCAATGAGCTTTATTTCCTGGTGCTATTCCTGTGTATATGTTGTGTTATATGGCAAAAGGCACTTTGCAGGTGGAATTAAGATTATGGACCTTAAACAGgtagattatcctggattacccAAGTGGGCCCAATGTAGTCACATGTGTCCCTATAAAGGGAATATGGAGTAAGAAGTGTCAGAGAGAGTATCAGATATGTGAAATGAAAAGCTTTTGACCACCATTGCTAGTTTTGAAAATGGGAAGGGGTCATAAGCCAAAGAGCAGGTGGTATACAGAAACTGGGACTGGCCTTCAGCAAGGAAATGGGACCTCAGCCCTATAactgcaaggaactgaattcttctATCTTTCTGAATGATTCAGGAAGTATATTATCTTCTGAAGCCTCCAGAAAGGGATAAAGCCTTggcaacaccttgatttcagcctcgTTAGATGCTAAGTGAAGATCCAGCCAAGCTTACAAAGCTTCTGATCTATGGAAAgggtaaaataataaatgagtgtTATTTTAAGCTATTAACTCTGTAGTAATTTATTATAGAAGTGATAGAAAATTAATATGCCTTAATGCATAAATCTGATTCAACATCAGGTTACAAATTAAGAGCCTATGGGATGTATATTTGTTTGACCCCTGCACTGTGGCATTGGTTGCTTTTAATTACAACTCATTGTTAGAACTTAACACTATTTCATACAAAGATTTAGATTCTTGGCTTCTCTTGAAAATTCAGAAGGTTTTGAAACATTGAATATTCCTACATGGTAGTAAACAGCTAAAGCTGGGTAGTAGATTCCCTTTAGACAGGGGGTGAACTAGTCAGTTTGTCACAATTCCTACTCCTCTCTATTGTACCTTATATTGGATCCAATTCACATATTAATCTCACCCATACAAGCCCAGTATGCATATAAGTCAGTGACTTCTGATAAACACTTTCCCCAAATGAGAAAATGTCTTACCCTTTTCCCCCTATGGAGACCATGAGGGAGCTACCTGCCCTCGTATCCTCAGAGAAGGGTACTGCATTATTATTTTGAAGACAGAGGAGGTGCCGAGAAAGGTTACCCATTTCTCCTCTCCTAAGGCAGGGGGAGGGAAACAGGCAGCTCTCAAATGTTGCTTCATCTTCTTCCTTCTGGGCCCTGGAGCCAAAATGTTTCATTGCCCATGCCCAGAGATGGGTCAACTGCTCTTATCTGAGgaactggcctccaaagtcagaGACAAGATGGTTCACCCTGAGCCACAATGTTCCGGGAGACATCAGAAAGTAGAGGTGAGAGAACCAGAGTTTTGGAAGGGTCATAAAGGgataagaaggaaatggcaacccactccaatattctttcttggagaatcccatggacagaggaacctggcaggctacagtccatggggtcgcaagaatcagacacgacttaatgactaaaccacaaaGGGATAATAGTGTTCCCCTTGTGTCCTGCATCCCTTGAAATTTTAGATTTATCTCCACTCAAGTGGTAGAGTCAAATGTATCTGCTAGGCTTTTTGAAAATCATATAGTAGGCCCTAGATCTGAACCTGTAAAAGGCAGGTCTATATAAGCAGGATCTTtacacagagaggttaaaaagTTGTGTTGCTTTGGATCTAATATCCAGTAGACTGATGAGGAGTCCTAAGCATCTGTGTATCTATTAGAATGTATCTTCCCTTACTAAGTCAACTCCATTTACTAGCCTGGGTTCCTATTTTGGTGTTTCTATTTAGCTCTCAGCTCCCTTGAGGGCACTGAAGGTACACCAAGCCTCAGTACTCTTGATTAAATATTTAACCCCTAGTTTGGTTTTGGCCAGTCACCATCCCACCTCCCCCATATTTGCCCTCAGTGGCCTGGACTTTCTGTCCCACATTCTTGGTTAATGGCTGGACTTGTGCTGAACACAGATCATGATGTTATTCTTAACTTTAAATCTCTTATGGGTTGGGCCATACCTCTTTGGGTATCATTACTGTCTGAGAAAAAATGTCTAATTTTGTCAATTCTTCTGGACACTGGACTCTGTTACTCACATCTGGTATATCACTATACTGATAACCATCGCCTGAGACCTCACTCACTTTTATTACAGTCACGTCTCATTCCAGCCAGCCTCCCTCCTTTTCTGCTTCAGAATCTATACCTATTTGTAGAAATGACTAGTTAGAAAAGAACTTAGAAATTAACTCTATCATTTTAAAGGTTAAGGagaaagatttaaatattaaGGAGAAAGAAGCTAGATGACTTATCTGAAATTACACAGTGATTTAGAGGTAGATttagaacctaggtctccagaTGCCTTTCTCAAGGGTTTTCCCATAGTGTTGTAGTCCTTTATGAACTCCTGTACGTTAATGAACCAGGTCCTATAAACTCACAGGGTCACCCTCAATTATCTCTGAAGTCTTGTGCCCATTGCTACCCCCCAGATAGTCTACCTTTGAGGCTTTTCATCACTGTAGGGAAAGTCCATTAACTCTCAATCCCAGAAAATTTCCTCTATTCAGCTAGTCAGAAACTTGTTCCTGATTCATGTAATATGTGAAGCAGCTACCCTTACCACGCTGGCAATGTCTGTTGAAGAACTGCTTGCAGTAGAGGAAGAAGAGCCCCAGGAAGGCCAGGGTAAACACCACGAGCAGACTGCTCACCAGTGCAACAAGTGTGGCCTCCTGAGGGGATACTGTGGGTACATCTGCCTTCACTAAGCTCAGCTGGAAGGCACCTGTGAGACAAGAAAGTGGGGGAGGTCAGTCACTATAAGCAGTCAATAGTCATCCTGACACTGGGTCTGGACTTCCTCAAGCCATCACCTTCTCCCTAGGGTCTTCCTCAACTAGGGCTGATAAATTGGTTCTACTCCTTTGTAGAGCAAGGAACAAAGTGGAGGGACTTGGATATATTGCTGATATGGTATAAATTAGTATAGATACTTGAAGATTCATATATCCTATGGTCTTTCCATGTCACATCTAGTTATATAAcctagaaaaatagaaacaaactaaaaTGTTCATCAGGGCACAGGATAAATCAATCATGATATAATTCTATAATGTGATATTatatagcatttaaaataaaagacttatATGGTTCAATATAAATAATCCAGAGGGGAAAAGTAAATTGGAGAATATATAGTTTGATATCATTTAagcaaaatattacaaaattaaaaaataacatatattgcctatgaatatatatatatatatatatatttatatgtatcaaAATATGGTTGGAGGGTATGGCAGAGTCATAATGCTCACCAGTTATCCACACGCTTCTCTACATTTCCCATAGTAGTAAGGCCATCAGAGTAATTCTGGCCAATGAACTGTGAGTGGAAGTAATATATATTACCTGCAGACTGAAATAGTTAACAGCTAATATGTCTATCTCCTCTTTCTCTTACACTGTCCCACCAACCTGGAAGCCACATGATTTGATGGTATAGTCACAAGATGGAAGAAGACCTTTGCATAGCAAAAATCaaacttttattatattaaacCACTGAGATTTGGGAGTTTGTTATTGTAGTATATCCTACCAACAAGATATACACAATTTCATGTTACTGGTTGCCTCTGGGGAGGTTAAAAGAGAATGAAACtcagaaaggacagaaaaatgaGCTCTGTTTAACCTgtgaaatcttcatttttaaaaaacatctgaagcaaatatgtatgattttaagatttattaattACTGATACTGTAtaattgaacatttttattttttatatttttatgcatttaaaatatttttacatgtttgatatacttcatgttttaaaaagatatcaCTCAAAAAATGTGAGTTGACATATAGACAGTAGACAGACAAAAATGATAGAcatagcatttgttgaagagctggtttggtggtgctgaattctctcagcttttgcttgtctgtaaagcttttgaattctccttcatatctgaatgagatccttgctgggtacagtaatctaggttgtacaTATAAATGGATAGTGATATGGGTACAGACTAGAACCTAGTACTTCAACCTGTTACCAGTCCTAACCATTAGGGACTCCTATAAACTTCAAATAAATAATCCACAATTGTACAAATGTTATAATTTATAAAGTGCTTCTAACCTATTATTTCATTAGAAATAGACAGCACTCCACAAGgtatgaagaaaaacaattttcatgacttacattttttttcagataagggAAATGAAGTTCAATGAGTTACAATGATTTTTAGGTTACACAGAAAATATATTGTGAAACTATTATTCAAATATAACAGATTCCCTTGCCAATCTTCCCtataggaaggaggaggaggagagggtagGGGAAGATTTTACTGCCCCATTTTGCTGTCATCCTATGGATTGGggaagaaaggggagaagagAACTGGATACACACACTGAACTTCAGAGGAGGGTGTCTGCTTTGTGCACGGAATACATTCTTGATCTTGTAGGCCTCCAATACGTGTCTTTTGGTAGAATCTGTGGTCAGAACAATAAGAAATGGCAAGGTGGTCAAACAAGCAATGTACTTGGATTGGTCTGTCTTGAACCATAGGCAGCTTCTAAGAGTCTTGCCCTCTAGGATGCCATCTCTCATTCTGACTCCTTTTGAGTTCTCTgcctctatgtctgtttctgacTTAGAATCCCAGACTCCTCACCTCTTCCCCCATTCACCAAACCATATAGCCAAAAGAGGAACTAGTctcacaagaaaaggaaacactgcTTTGATACCAACTGCTTCCCAGTCTCTTTTAGATCTACAGTGAGATTTACCTTGAAACTTGGGTCTGAGCAAAGTATGCCAGCATgataaaaaaaaagctgtttacAACTCATCTATAACTGactgtgtgctaggcactttATAGGAGGATCTTGAGAAGATACTGTTTTGCCCTCATGGGAGCTTAACCTCATCATTATATGGACAGTTAGAAAACTTCAACTAGGCTCTGAGAGGTAAGGGTCAGTGAGACCTCCAAGGTATAGAGAAGGACCAGAAGAGCTTGACCTCATACAGAAGGCTCACCTG contains:
- the EDA2R gene encoding tumor necrosis factor receptor superfamily member 27, producing MSTGTNGDGVSLANCVDLDKSSPRIVVMERVEMHTAQPALLADTKAAGDTIDVRLASPVLSSIVSRRPIVQLPLMPSVETVCPGAFQLSLVKADVPTVSPQEATLVALVSSLLVVFTLAFLGLFFLYCKQFFNRHCQRGKGSSLQYEAGETAEEESLFPIPPGQKTSPESPLSESIFETQPLNSILDDNGSSTHGFPIQESFTLASCASESHSHWVHTPIECTELDLRKFSSSASYTGAETLAGNAAESSGDRPELTVLFEVLSP